In the genome of Deltaproteobacteria bacterium, the window AAGGCCAGTTTGTCGTTGTGGAATTTTTTGGCCACACTGATCACAAGCCTTAGGTTGGCTCGGACGAATTGATTTCTCGTGCGAAGGGTAAAGCCTCTGGAGCGTTCCAGGTTGATAAGTTGTTTTTCCGTGATTTCAAAAATACCGGTGGCGGTATGCGTTGGCTGCCACACTAAGCCTCTTAGTCCAGAGAGAACTCTATCAAGGAGTGCGTTGTCAGAGTCCCAGTTCTTTAACTCCATACTTACTTGAGTAATGAGCTCATCGCGCTTGGAGTTTTTGCGCTTTGATAAAGTATCGCTCTTGGCTGCTGCGCGTTTATAACTGCCCGTTAGCTTCGCGAGTTTGTCTTTTGTCTCTGCTTCCAAATCATCTGAGCTTTGAACCAGAACTTCGAGCATACCCGGGTGATTTAAAATGATGGACCAAGTTTCAACACAGAAACTCTCCAGCTCTTTGGCTTTCTCGGATTCTTGGTCCGCAGTGAAGAGGGGAATATGGCTGAGCTGTTTCATATATTGGCTCAGGCCATCAATGGTGCCCACACGAGGCACCGCCTTCTTGGGAGGAGCCTTTTTCTTCGGCGCTTTGTGGCGCTTTTGGACAACTCGGGGCTTTGCTTCAACCGGTGACACCGTGAGGCTATCGAGCAGATCTTGTTCTGCTTTTACCTCGGCGGCGGTGGGTTCTTGTCCCTCATTCAAATCTATTTTGGTCAGATACGTTTTCATCCTCGATTACCTACATCTCCGGGCTGGAACGCAGATATGCACATAACCGCGTTCCATGTCGTTAGACGGCGGGTCGCTTGAACGTATTCACGGGTGAGTCAGGTTTTAGAGCTCTCGGGCAAAGAGTTCTGCTAACCTACGATCATCTGATCACGCTCACGGACTAAGCCTTACCCCCTGGGGAGGGTTCTCTTATAGAATCGACTAATTTTTCACAAAATCAACCCGATATCGGAAGAAAACCAAATAAAAAGGTAAGACCAAAGGTAGGTAAATGTAGGTAATCGTTATTATTTAACGATTATGGACTAGGATTTTGTTACCTGCTTGAAAGCAGACTTCAATCTTGTTGCCA includes:
- a CDS encoding RNA polymerase sigma factor RpoD/SigA — translated: MKTYLTKIDLNEGQEPTAAEVKAEQDLLDSLTVSPVEAKPRVVQKRHKAPKKKAPPKKAVPRVGTIDGLSQYMKQLSHIPLFTADQESEKAKELESFCVETWSIILNHPGMLEVLVQSSDDLEAETKDKLAKLTGSYKRAAAKSDTLSKRKNSKRDELITQVSMELKNWDSDNALLDRVLSGLRGLVWQPTHTATGIFEITEKQLINLERSRGFTLRTRNQFVRANLRLVISVAKKFHNDKLAFIDLIQEGNIGLLKAVHRFDYRRGFRFSTYAHWWIRQSIERAIINKGSQVRLPVHVIDSRRQVKRTVNSLNHTLGRSPSSEEVAKSLQLPLAKVEDIQNGINPDPVSLDEELSSSDPRRFVDLVRDQSRPAIDEALIRENTLERIRDLMGLLNPMERDIIIRRFGIGDDTDQTLDEIGQRYNLSRERVRQIQVQGLAKMRRMCDRRQISSVS